A genomic window from Vitis riparia cultivar Riparia Gloire de Montpellier isolate 1030 chromosome 16, EGFV_Vit.rip_1.0, whole genome shotgun sequence includes:
- the LOC117933944 gene encoding putative septum site-determining protein minD homolog, chloroplastic, translated as MLSPQLLPKTPNPLSSIYTPNPFKSLNPKTLKPSKPNFKPKPHNPTTIQSVLQWNRKPQLAGDTPRVVVITSGKGGVGKTTTTANVGLSLARLGFSVVAIDADVGLRNLDLLLGLENRVNYTVVEVLNGDCRLDQALVRDKRWSNFELLCISKPRSKLPIGFGGKALTWLVDALKAREEGSPDFILIDCPAGIDAGFITAITPANEAVLVTTPDITSLRDADRVTGLLECDGIKDIKMIVNRVRTDMIKGEDMMSVLDVQEMLGLALLGVIPEDSEVIRSTNRGYPLVLNKPPTLAGLAFEQAAWRLVEQDSMQAVVVEEEPKKRGFFSFFGG; from the coding sequence ATGTTGTCTCCCCAACTCCTCCCCAAAACCCCTAATCCATTATCTTCTATCTACACGCCAAACCCTTTTAAATCCTTAAACCCCAAAACCCTCAAACCCTCCAAGCCAAACTTCAAGCCCAAACCTCACAACCCCACTACCATTCAATCGGTTCTTCAGTGGAACCGCAAACCCCAGCTCGCCGGGGACACCCCCCGCGTCGTCGTCATCACTTCCGGCAAAGGCGGCGTCGGCAAGACTACCACCACCGCCAATGTCGGCCTCTCCTTAGCCCGCCTAGGCTTCTCTGTCGTCGCCATTGACGCCGACGTCGGCCTCCGCAACCTCGACCTCCTCCTCGGCCTCGAAAACCGTGTGAACTACACCGTCGTTGAAGTCCTCAACGGCGATTGCAGACTCGACCAAGCTTTGGTTCGCGACAAGCGGTGGTCGAATTTCGAGTTGCTGTGTATTTCAAAACCCAGATCGAAACTCCCGATTGGATTCGGAGGAAAAGCCCTAACTTGGCTTGTGGATGCCCTTAAAGCTCGTGAAGAAGGATCGCCGGACTTCATTCTGATTGATTGCCCAGCCGGCATTGACGCCGGATTCATTACGGCGATCACTCCGGCGAATGAGGCGGTTTTGGTGACCACTCCGGATATTACGAGCTTGAGAGATGCTGATAGAGTTACTGGACTGCTCGAGTGCGATGGAATCAAGGATATAAAAATGATTGTGAACCGGGTTCGGACGGATATGATAAAAGGCGAAGACATGATGTCCGTTCTTGATGTTCAAGAAATGCTAGGATTGGCATTGTTGGGAGTGATTCCAGAGGATTCCGAGGTGATTCGGAGCACAAATAGGGGGTACCCACTTGTGTTGAATAAGCCTCCCACATTGGCAGGATTGGCATTCGAGCAAGCAGCGTGGAGGCTTGTTGAGCAGGATAGTATGCAGGCTGTTGTGGTAGAGGAGGAGCCAAAGAAGAGAgggtttttctcattttttggaGGATAA